GTGGCCCGCTCGTCGACGCCCTCGCCGGTACGGCCACCGAGCTGCCGCGGCCGTGCGGACCGCGGATCGGAGGGGCCCTTGCGCCCCTTCTCCTTGCGTTCCCAGTGGTCGCCGATCTTCTCGTACTTGTGCTTCAGGGCCCCGTAGGCCACCCGGTGAGCCCGCTCGCCCTCGCCGTACTGCTCGACGGCCGAGTCATGGGCCTTGATCCAGGTGCGCCGCGCGTCCTCCGGGGAGCGCTCCAGGGTCGACGGAAGCTCTTCCCGTCCCGGCATGGCCGATCACCTCCACTGCTGAGCGCCGAGCGGGTACCCGCGCACATACGGCGAAAACGACATAGCGGGCGAAAGGCGACTAAAAGGGCTGCCGCCCCGGCGTGCACAACGGGGGGAGCACCGCGGGGCGGCAGCGACCGAGCCGGGAGGGCTCGGCCGAGCCGCGGGGGCGTGGGATGTTCCCGGCGGCTCATCGGCGTCTACGGACCCCATCGGTGCCCCGTTCACCTTTTGTCCGATGGTGAGCACCCGCTGGTAAGCACCTGCCGCTCGAGCACCGGCCACGCCCCCGGTGATCGTCTGTCAGGCTGTCCCCATGCCGACCACCACCCTCTCCGAGCTCGTCGACGAACTGCTCTCCGGGACCCGCCCGCTGCCGATCCTCTCCGCGGGCATCCCCGTGCTGCGGCAACCGGCCCTGCCGTACGAGGGCCAGCTGGCCGCGGACCAGCTGGACCGGCTGCTGACGGCGATGCGGGAGGCCATGCACTCCGCGCCCGGAGTGGGGCTCGCGGCCCCGCAGATCGGTGTGCCGCTGCGGCTGGCGGTGATCGAGGACCCGGCGGAGGTGACGGCCGAGGTGCGCGAGGCGCGCGGCCGGGTGCCGCAGCCGTACCGGGTGCTGGTCAACCCCCGCTACGAACCGGTCGGCGACGGCCGGTCGGCGTTCTTCGAGGGGTGCCTGAGCGTCCCCGGCTGGCAGGCCGTGGTCGGCCGCCCGGATCGGATCCGACTGCGCGGGCAGGACGAGACGGGGCGGGAGCTGGACGAGGAGTTCACCGGCTGGCCCGCGCGGATCGTCCAGCACGAGACCGACCACCTCGACGGCGTCCTCTATCTGGATCTGGCCGAAACCCGCTCCCTGTCCTCGGCCGAGGCGGTAAGCGACTACTGGTCCCAGCCCACCCCCGCCACCGCGGCCCATGCGCTGGGATTCCCGCTCCCGAGCGCCACCGATGCCACCGGTGCCGCCGATGACAGCGGCGGCACCGGCGCTACCGCTCCGTAACCGGGGCCGACCTGCGGCATGTTTTCGTCATCGACTGGCAGTCGCCGAATCACCGCACGGACACTGTGACGTACGTCGCCACGGCAAGACTGGTGGACGCCCCGGTACGCGCCGCCTCCGCGTACCGCACGGCGAGTGAGGCGTTTCTTCCGCTCTTCCCCAGTCCCCACCGCTCCTGACTTCCCTCGAACGGAGAACAGGAATGCCC
This genomic interval from Streptomyces asiaticus contains the following:
- a CDS encoding peptide deformylase codes for the protein MPTTTLSELVDELLSGTRPLPILSAGIPVLRQPALPYEGQLAADQLDRLLTAMREAMHSAPGVGLAAPQIGVPLRLAVIEDPAEVTAEVREARGRVPQPYRVLVNPRYEPVGDGRSAFFEGCLSVPGWQAVVGRPDRIRLRGQDETGRELDEEFTGWPARIVQHETDHLDGVLYLDLAETRSLSSAEAVSDYWSQPTPATAAHALGFPLPSATDATGAADDSGGTGATAP
- a CDS encoding ChaB family protein; translated protein: MPGREELPSTLERSPEDARRTWIKAHDSAVEQYGEGERAHRVAYGALKHKYEKIGDHWERKEKGRKGPSDPRSARPRQLGGRTGEGVDERATKQHLYDVAQRLGIEGRSRMNRPELLDAIRKANRIRTRRAREENG